A region of the Chryseobacterium gotjawalense genome:
TAAAAAATTAAGGATGAGTTCATGAATTTGTTTTAAAATCTTACTCCCAGTCAGGCATTTCTGCAGTGCTGAATAATAATGTTCGGGACGATCCATTATTCAGTAGATTCAGTGGCATTTTATAGATACTTTTTTCAGAGATCCCATCATTAGAAGTGTTCATAAAAATAATTTCAGCATCATTAGGTGAAAATCTAGGATCTAAATCATTTGAGCCAACAGGTTTTTCACTTGAAAGAGAAATATCCGTTAAAACACTGGTTGTCAAATTATAAAGGAAAATATGTGAATCCAGTTGTCTGTGATTTGGATTTTCGTATCCAGAGATATCTCTTGTGAAAATAAGTTTATCACCGGCAATAGAGAAATTCAGTCCCCCCGCGGCACCTGTCTGTCCGGTTAGAACGGTCTGCAGAATATTTCCCAATGGATCGATAATGAAAATTTTGGCATTGTAGCCATTGATATCATTTGTCTTTAAAGCTATTTTTGATCCGTCAATACTCCAATCGCATTCGGTAATAAAATTTCCATCTGTTGTGGTATAAACTAAAGTTAATCCGCTACCGTCTTTATTAATTTTATACAGTTTATTAAAACTTGGATACAGCAGTTCACTTCCGTTGGTACTCCAACTGAAATCTAAATCTTCATAATTATATCCTAATACCGGTTGAGTAGTAGTTACCTGTTTCAAATTAGAACCATCTTTTTTGGCGGTAAAAATTTGGGTGGTTCCGGCAACAGTTCGCAGGAATGCAACTAAGCCAGCATCATTATTCAACTTAGGCCTCCAGCTGTTCACAGAATTTGGAGTAAACTGAAAATTCTGACCAGCTTCATTACTGGAAACTATATAATAATTAGAACCTGCTTTTTTCACGTAATGAAATCTATTGTTCGGGGTATCTGAAACTTTAAATTGTTGAATTGCACTATAAACTGGAGTATTCACGGTATCATCTGCCACGACTTGCCAGAAATAAGTAACTCCAAAAATTAAATTATCTAAAACATAATTTTTAACTTTAATATTTTCTTTTTCAAAAACGATATTGTTTAAACTGTTTTTTACAATAATTTTAAATTTTAACTTTAATGAATCCCCGGGATCAGGATCAGTGCAGCTCCAGGTAAGGTTTACCGATGTAGGTTGATCCACTGACTGATCCGCTGGAGTTAATAAAATTGGGACTGAAGGTGGCGAGTTTAAAGAATTATCATCTGACATTTCAAAAACTACACTTATCCCATCTTGTGTTTTTACGTTCACTCCTTGAAATGTAGATAAATAACCGGTGAGTTCTGCTTTTAAAGAATAATCTCCTAACGGGACATTGTCTAATATAAATGTGCCGTCTGTTTTAGTAAAAACAGTTTGAGTAGTCGGAGACGTATATATTTTCACATTAGCCAGCGGAGTATTGGTTCCTTTTTTAACTACTTTTCCCGTTATTATGCCTGTTGATACTTTCCCTACTAATTCTTCTCTACAGGAAACGCAGAAAAGAAAAAGGAGAGATCCTAATAAAGAATATAAGAGCGTTTTCATGGTTTTATTTTTTTTGTATTGAGTTTCTTAGCCTGATCA
Encoded here:
- a CDS encoding carboxypeptidase-like regulatory domain-containing protein, coding for MKTLLYSLLGSLLFLFCVSCREELVGKVSTGIITGKVVKKGTNTPLANVKIYTSPTTQTVFTKTDGTFILDNVPLGDYSLKAELTGYLSTFQGVNVKTQDGISVVFEMSDDNSLNSPPSVPILLTPADQSVDQPTSVNLTWSCTDPDPGDSLKLKFKIIVKNSLNNIVFEKENIKVKNYVLDNLIFGVTYFWQVVADDTVNTPVYSAIQQFKVSDTPNNRFHYVKKAGSNYYIVSSNEAGQNFQFTPNSVNSWRPKLNNDAGLVAFLRTVAGTTQIFTAKKDGSNLKQVTTTQPVLGYNYEDLDFSWSTNGSELLYPSFNKLYKINKDGSGLTLVYTTTDGNFITECDWSIDGSKIALKTNDINGYNAKIFIIDPLGNILQTVLTGQTGAAGGLNFSIAGDKLIFTRDISGYENPNHRQLDSHIFLYNLTTSVLTDISLSSEKPVGSNDLDPRFSPNDAEIIFMNTSNDGISEKSIYKMPLNLLNNGSSRTLLFSTAEMPDWE